TGGAGCAGCTTTACCAAACCTGCCAGCTTATCGAATGCCACCGTTACAGCGCGCTGAGGTGCAGAAACAGGTTGAGGAGTTGCTCAAAAAGGGGTTAGTGCGAGAGAGCAAGAGCCCATGTGCTTGTCCAGCTTTACTTGCACCAAAGAAGGATGGTTCGTGGAGAATGTGTGTGGATAGTCGCGCTATAAATAAAATCACTATTAAATACAGATTTCCTATACCACGGTTGGAGGACATGCTTGATCATTTGGCTGGTTCTAAAGTATTTTCCAAGATTGATTTGAGGAGTGGCTACCATCAAATCAGGTTGCGAAGTGGTGATGAATGGAAGACTGCCTTCAAGACACCCGATGGGTTGTATGAATGGTTGGTGATGCCATTTGGCCTCTCCAATGCACCTAGCACGTTCATGCGGGTCATGACAGAGGTATTGAAACCTTTCTTGACATCATCTGTTGTCGTTTACTTTGATGACATACTAATCTACAGCAAAACCAAAGAGGAACATTTGGTTCATCTGCGCCAAGTCCTAGAGGTACTCCACAAGGAGAAGCTGTTTATAAACTTGAAAAAGTGTTCTTTTTTGCGTAATGAAGTTGTGTTCTTGGGGTTTATCATTTCTGAACATGGGCTGAGGGCTGATCCTGAAAAGGTGCGTGCAATTAATGAATGGCCAGTTCCTAAATCAATTAAGGAAGTAAGAAGCTTTCATGGACTAGCTTCATTTTACAGGAGATTCATAAGAAGTTTCAGTTCCATTATGAGCCCAATAACTGAATGTTTGAGGCGTGACAGTTTTGAGTGGACAAATGCTGCCCAAAGAGCTTTTGAACGAATCAAAATGAAGATGACTGAAGCACCAGTCCTTACACTTCCAGATTTTGAAAAGTTATTTGTAGTGGAATGTGATGCATCACAGGTGGGGATTGGGGCTGTTCTCAGCCAAGATGGGAATCCAGTGGAGTTCTTTAGTGAAAAATTATCGACTTCCAAACGTCGATACTCGACATATGACCTGGAGTTCTATGCGTTAGTACGAGCTATTCACCATTGGCAGCATTACTTGGCTTATCGAGAATTTGTGGTTTATTCGGATCACCAAGCCTTGCGGTATTTGAATTCCAAAAAGAATCTCAATGCACGACATGCAAGGTGGAGTTCCTTCCTAGATGAGTTTAACTTTTCAATAAGATATAAGTCAGGAGAGTCAAACATAGTGGCTGATGCGTTGAGTCGACGTTCGTTGTTTTTGACAGTATTGAAAACTCAAGTTACAGGCTTTGAAGAGTTGAAAAATGCTTACGAAGATGATCCATATTTCAGACAGATTGTTGAGAAATTGCAGGGACCAGCAAGCAGTGAACAGTTGCCCTATAAGTTGCATGAAGGGTACTTGTTTAAGGGTAACCAATTATGCATTCCTGAGGGATCTTTACGTGAACAGGTTGTGAGAGAACTTCATGGAAATGGCTTGGGAGGACATTTTGGCAGAGATAAGACATTAGCCATGGTGACCGACCGTTATTTTTGGCCAAGGATGTACAGGGATGTTGACAGAATAGTAAGAAGATGTAGAGCATGCCAACTTGGCAAGGGTAATTCTCAGAACACATGTTTATACACACCTCTACCTGAGCCAAAAACTCCATGGATTCATTTAAGCATGGATTTTATTCTAGGACTTCCCAAGACAGCCAAGGGCTACGATTCTATTTTTGTTGTGGTGGATCGATTTTCAAAGATGGCTCACTTTATCCCATGTTTCAAGACTTCTGATGCTTCGCATATTGCTGAACTTTTCTTTCGCGAAGTGGTGAGACTACATGGTCTACCTTCTTCCATTGTTTCTGATAGAGATGTCAAGTTTATGGGGCATTTCTGGAGGACTTTGTGGCGACGATTGGGTACTGAATTAAAGTATTCCAGCACTTGTCATCCACAAACTGATGGCCAAACGGAAGCTGTTAACCGGAGTTTGGGAAATATGTTGAGATGCCTTGTGGGGAACCATGTCAAGACTTGGGATTTTATCATTCCACAAGCTGAGTTTGCCTATAATAACTCAGTTAACCGGTCCATTAAAAAGACTCCTTTTGAAGCAGCATATGGACTTAAGCCACAACATGTGCTTGATTTAGTACCTTTGCCACAAGAGTCTCGTGTTAGTGATGATGGGGAGGCTTTTGCTGAGCACATTAAACGTGTTCATGAGGAGGTCAGGGCAGCTTTGAAAGCTAGCAATGAAGCATATGCCACAACTGCCAATGAACATCGAAGGGTGCAGGAATTTGTGGAAGGTGATTTAGTGCTGGTACATTTGAGGCGGGAAAGGTTTCCAAAAGGTACTTATCACAAACTGAAGTCAAGGAAGTTTGGTCCATGCCAGGTGCTTAAGAAATTGGGTTCTAATGCCTATCTGATAGAGCTGCCACCTGATTTGCAAATTAGTCCAATTTTTAATGTTTCTGATTTGTATCCATTCGAGGGATTTGATGTTGAAAAGGATGCTTTGGACAATCAGATTCAGCAACTGCCGAAAGCTCCAAGGGATGTTGTTCAAGAGGTATTGGATGTTAGTGAGGTGAGTTCAAGACAAGGCAACACTTACAGGCGATTTTTGGTGAAGTGGTTAGGAAAACCAGCTACTGAAAGTACGTGGATTGCGGAGCAAGAGTTGAAGAAGATTGATCCAGAGATATATGCTGAAGTACTCAAGGTTTTCCCACCAGCGCCTTCTTTCCAAGCCGGGGAGAATGATGCAGGAGCTTCTAGACTTATGTGATTTCCTATGATATTTTAGAAGTCAAAGATGAGTTAAtgagttttatttttctgtgaCCTTTCATAGGTATTTCTAGAGACTTCTAAGGTAGTTTAAAAGGCTACCTTTCCCTTGTCATAAGGGGAGAACAAAAATCATTTATGAAAACAATTCCTATTGCAAAGGTCTCTAAGAACCCTAGCATCTAATAAATCGTTCCCACTCCAATCTAGCTCAATTTTAGCCTAGTTCATAATCTGTTCTTGCTGTATTTCAACTTTCACTGCGTCAAAAATACTATAATGTAAGAATGGATAtaaaaaaatcaagattttaAACAACTTCTGCTAACTCGTATTATGACTTACCCATCAACAAGAGCTACAAGTTTTGGGTATAGCTGCTCATCACGTAAACGATTCACTTCTGAAACAGTTGAATCCATGGACTGCATGTCAACTATGTATCTAGTATGCAGATGACTTACTGCTGCTTTTGTCTTTTCCATGGATTCCGCACTAACACCTTTCTTCTTCTGTCTCTGTAGCTGAGCAACCTTCTTCTGGTACTCGAGCTTCATATATTCACCTTGCTGATTATATCAATAATAGCAATTTAAAAAAGATTTTGCAAATGTTCATAACTTCCATCAATAATACATACATATCCTTTGGAAATGTTGCCTCAGCGTTAAAAGCATCCTATTCGGTCATATAAGATTACCATTTCATGATTCTCACTGAATATCGACACTACATTTAAAATACCAATGACAATGCCTAACACAAGAAACCCACAATGACTTACAGTGGACCATAGCCACGGAAGGAAAATCTTGCggaaacaaacaaatcaaactATGTAATGAAATTTACCTTTACTTCCTCATAAAGTTTTTTCTCCCATGCTAATATCTTGTCCAAAACAGTTGCATGAGTTTCATATTCTTCCGAATCCAACTCATCCCTTGCTCCCTCGCTGTTTGGTATACCTTTCAATGATCTATTCCATGTAATCACACGCATTACCCGTGCAGAATGATCAATCTGTCCTGTAATTGTTGGGACACATCGATCTAATGAGCAACAGAATCAACTATACATATTAAATGTCATACGAACATAAGCGACATACCACCAATGAAACAACAAAATTAACGAACTACCAAAAAATTTTAGGACATTTTTGACTGGGAACTCAATGATGAAAAACCATCAGATATGAACATGACAATGGTACTTAACAAgcattagaaaacaaaaaactaatgctctttttcactttttgaaaaggattatgaaaaaaaaaaggcacctCAGATCCAAGATTGAGCTGCCATTGAAGCACAAAAGCAAACTCTGAAAAGTCTGAATAAAAGGTTAAAGATGTTAACTTTAAAGGCCAACTCATAAAAGGGGCAACCGGGCAAGTCAAAAGGCTCTAATGTTGAAATTACAAGATGAACTCATTCAATGAAATAGGATCAAAGATGGTTCATATGATAATAGTTCAGGTGTATATACATCATTCAATTCAACCATATATAAACCTTCCAGTCCAAAAGCAAGCTGAAACTAAATTAGTGAAGAAACAACCTCGATTATCGGCAAAATTGGAGTGATAATGCAACCTTGTAGCCTCCAGCATTTTGGACACCTCTTGTGCACACTCAGAAGCTTTTAGGAACTGATCATCAATCTCACTCAATACCTGCATTAGGTTAACACTCGGCAACTCCCCCTTCGCCACAACCCTCCTAAAATCTGCCGGTGCTGTCTTCGAGTGCTCTATTTGTATCCTCTCCTCTTCTTCCGCCTCCACCTTCTCCGCCACCGGCTTCTCTGGCGTCTTCGGCTCAACTTCACTGAACCCCACACTTTCCACATTGTTTTCCGTAGTGTTCTCATTTCTAATCTCATCCGGTTCCAGTTCCGGTCCGGGTTCCAGGTCCAAAGCAGAACCCGGCATACTATCAACCATGAAGAAATAATCCCACGCCATGCTTTTCGCTTCTGGCATCGGCGGCGTCTGTTGAGCCCGTGATGCCTCTTGAGATCCCCCGTCAACAGTAcccccatcaccaccaccaccatgtgGGACCCGCGACCCGGGCAAGTTGTTTTTGATATTTGTATTAGTACTTTCCGCATTATTAGCTTTACCTTTTGGTTCCTGTTTATGTTCCTCATCTTTCtcttcttcgtcttcctctGCAATGGTGAAGGAAACTTTGTCGAAGGGTCTCCGGTGTTGATTCAACATGTTCTCAGGCATGCTAGTCGAGCGTTTAACAGGGCTCGGAGTGAAATTAGGAGGAGGCGGCGGTGGCGGAAAGTTCTCGAACTGCGGCGGGGGAGGAGGCGGCTGAGGTTGTGATGAGACGTCCGCCTGCGGCTGGAGTTGGTGCTGATGATGGGCTTCTTGAACCTCTCCGTGGCCGTAATCGCTAAGTGCCGCACCGGTGTTTTTCAAGGCCATGGCGTAGCCTGAGTGTCCGGCGGCGAAGGCGTTACGGGCCACCACAGCGTCTTTCATCAGGTTCCGGCGTTCCTTACAGCGCGCCACAGATTCCTCATTGTCTAGTCTCGACTGTGCACAACCCATTCTCGCGGATTACCGATACGGCGATGggtttagagagagaagtcaggGTAggttttaagagagagaaagcttTCGATTACAGCGTGGAGAACATGAAAAGGCAGAGATACTGCCAAGCTAGTACAGAGGCGAGAGTGCAGAAGCACAGTGAGAGCAGAATTTCGGTTAATCGCCGAGAGTAACAATTAAATGCTACTCGCTTTTTCCGATTGCGAGGTGTCCATGTCAATCAATTAAAATTAACGGTCACATTTTTTGAGGTACTGCGACGTCGTTTAAGCATAATTTCATTATGAATGATGTAAACTTCGTAATACTAGCTAAATATATGGACGGCTCTGATTTAATAGCGAAAGGCGGACCCCTGTTCCCGCAGACAAACAGCCTACCTCCAAAGATAGATAATGGGGGTCGGTACATCTTTTTGAAAAATCCAAACCCTAAGTTACAAACTCACAAGAAAATGCCAAATTGTATCAGAGCTTAAACGTTCAATTTGACGTAAGAGCTACT
This genomic window from Tripterygium wilfordii isolate XIE 37 chromosome 9, ASM1340144v1, whole genome shotgun sequence contains:
- the LOC120006178 gene encoding protein ALTERED PHOSPHATE STARVATION RESPONSE 1-like; the encoded protein is MGCAQSRLDNEESVARCKERRNLMKDAVVARNAFAAGHSGYAMALKNTGAALSDYGHGEVQEAHHQHQLQPQADVSSQPQPPPPPPQFENFPPPPPPPNFTPSPVKRSTSMPENMLNQHRRPFDKVSFTIAEEDEEEKDEEHKQEPKGKANNAESTNTNIKNNLPGSRVPHGGGGDGGTVDGGSQEASRAQQTPPMPEAKSMAWDYFFMVDSMPGSALDLEPGPELEPDEIRNENTTENNVESVGFSEVEPKTPEKPVAEKVEAEEEERIQIEHSKTAPADFRRVVAKGELPSVNLMQVLSEIDDQFLKASECAQEVSKMLEATRLHYHSNFADNRGQIDHSARVMRVITWNRSLKGIPNSEGARDELDSEEYETHATVLDKILAWEKKLYEEVKQGEYMKLEYQKKVAQLQRQKKKGVSAESMEKTKAAVSHLHTRYIVDMQSMDSTVSEVNRLRDEQLYPKLVALVDGMAKMWTSMCTYHDSQLKIVTDLKSLDIAHAPKETTKHHHERTIQLLNVIEGWSSQFEKLVSHKKQYIQGLNSWLKLNLIAIESSLKEKISSPPRPQNPPIQRLLSSWHDCLEKLPDELAKSAISSFAAVIKTIIIHQEEEMKLKEKCEETRKEFFRKSQALDEWNQKHPQQNTTSNEIDGEESIPKEPVSEKQFVVESLRKRLEDEVEAHQKHCLQVREKSLGSLKIRLPEIFRAMSDYAHACSDNYERLSSITQSRNTNAAPS